In a single window of the Nicotiana tomentosiformis chromosome 8, ASM39032v3, whole genome shotgun sequence genome:
- the LOC104107906 gene encoding PGR5-like protein 1A, chloroplastic, which translates to MATKLGFSMTSSRLFHAPFKRPIFSASSSSSSSPRLPLIPFGASRKLSIRKRLLVLSPKATTDQPGQVQEDEDSKILQYCSIDGKGKKSMGEMEQEFLQALQSFYYEGKAIMSNEEFDNLKEELMWEGSSVVMLSADEQRFLEASMAYVSGNPIMTDQEFDKLKLKLKMDGSDIVVEGPRCSLRSRKVYSDLYVDYLRMFLLNVPAAVVALGLFFFLDDITGFEITYLLELPEPFSFIFTWFAALPFILWLSFTITNAIIKDFLILKGPCPNCGTENTSFFGTILSVSSGGKTNKVKCTNCGTDMVYDSGTRLITLPEGSSA; encoded by the exons ATGGCGACCAAACTTGGGTTCAGTATGACAAGTTCTCGACTCTTTCATGCCCCTTTTAAAAGACCAATCTTTTctgcttcatcttcttcttcttcttcgccaAGACTCCCATTGATCCCTTTTGGTGCTAGCAGAAAGTTATCTATTCGGAAAAGGTTGTTGGTTCTCTCCCCTAAAGCCACTACCGATCAGCCAG GTCAGGTCCAAGAGGATGAGGACAGTAAAATTTTGCAGTATTGTAGCATTGATGGGAAGGGGAAGAAATCTATGGGGGAAATGGAACAAGAGTTTCTTCAAGCACTACAA TCATTCTATTATGAAGGAAAGGCCATCATGTCAAATGAGGAATTTGATAACCTCAAGGAAGAATTAATGTGGGAAGGGAGCAGCGTTGTCATGCTAA GTGCCGATGAACAGAGATTTCTGGAAGCCTCTATGGCATATGTATCTGGAAATCCGATTATGACAGATCAAGAGTTTGACAAGCTGAAGTTGAAACTTAAG ATGGATGGCAGTGATATTGTGGTTGAGGGTCCACGGTGCAGTCTCCGTAGTAGAAAG GTTTATAGTGACCTTTATGTAGATTATCTGAGGATGTTCTTGCTAAATGTCCCCGCAGCTGTTGTTGCGCTTGGATT GTTCTTCTTCCTGGACGATATCACTGGATTTGAGATCACCTATCTTTTGGAG CTTCCGGAGCCATTCAGTTTCATTTTCACGTGGTTTGCTGCTTTGCCCTTCATATTGTGGCTATCCTTTACAATTACAAACGCTATCATTAAAGATTTTCTGATCTTGAAG GGCCCCTGTCCGAATTGTGGAACAGAAAACACTTCCTTCTTCGGTACCATATTATCTGTGTCTAGTGGAGGTAAAACTAACAAAGTGAAATGCACAAA TTGTGGGACGGATATGGTCTATGATTCTGGCACACGTTTAATCACATTGCCGGAAGGAAGTAGTGCATGA